A single window of Candidatus Methylomirabilota bacterium DNA harbors:
- a CDS encoding cbb3-type cytochrome c oxidase subunit I, whose amino-acid sequence MSEPVAVSILSPREVRAAPGFIQTYIFSTDHKTIARQFLFLGLVMMILGGLLAMLIRWELAWPETSIPWLRWVPEPYLYDGIVPPETYNMLFTMHATLMIFFVVMPILIGAFGNFLIPLMLGARDMAFPRLNMLSFWTGALAGLVMLAGFFVPGGHAATGWTAYAPLAAVPEYTGTNWGQNLWCISLFVLGASSMMGSINYITTVINMRAPGMTFFRMPLVVWALFITAVLALLALPVLMSAVAMLFFDRWLGTSWFKPAGGGEPLLWQHLFWYFGHPEVYILILPAMGIASEILPVFARKPIFGYHAMVFSMISIAFLSWVVYGHHMFVSGMNPALALSFMTTTMIIAVPSAIKKFNWLGTLWGGRIRLTVPMLNALAFVWMFVIGGLSGIFMASTPVDIYIQDTYFIVAHIHYVLFGGSLFAAFAAIYYWFPKMFGRTMSRLLGHLHFWPTFVFFNLTFFPMHILGLGGHMRRIYNPTQYEFLLHLQPWNVMITVSAFALAIAQIPFVINFFWSLFRGPRAPVNPWRANTLEWTAPSPPPHLNWGPRLPTVERGPYEYGHPESDEDFFPQSRPAISAGAHQEPG is encoded by the coding sequence CGGCCCCGGGGTTCATCCAGACCTACATCTTTTCCACTGATCACAAGACGATCGCCCGCCAGTTCCTGTTCCTGGGTCTCGTCATGATGATCCTCGGTGGCCTCCTCGCCATGCTGATCCGCTGGGAACTCGCCTGGCCCGAGACGTCGATCCCCTGGCTCCGCTGGGTCCCTGAGCCCTATCTCTACGATGGCATCGTCCCGCCCGAGACCTACAACATGCTCTTCACCATGCACGCGACGCTCATGATCTTCTTCGTCGTGATGCCGATCCTCATCGGCGCCTTCGGGAACTTCCTCATCCCGCTCATGCTAGGGGCGCGCGACATGGCCTTCCCCAGGCTGAACATGCTCTCCTTCTGGACCGGAGCTCTCGCCGGACTCGTCATGCTCGCGGGCTTCTTCGTTCCCGGAGGGCACGCGGCCACCGGATGGACCGCCTACGCGCCGCTCGCCGCCGTGCCGGAGTATACGGGGACCAACTGGGGCCAGAACCTCTGGTGCATTAGTCTCTTCGTCCTCGGTGCCTCGTCGATGATGGGCTCGATCAACTACATCACGACGGTGATCAACATGCGGGCCCCCGGCATGACGTTCTTCCGGATGCCGCTGGTCGTCTGGGCCCTGTTCATCACGGCCGTTCTGGCGTTGCTGGCGCTGCCCGTCCTGATGTCGGCGGTGGCGATGCTGTTCTTCGACCGCTGGCTGGGGACGAGCTGGTTCAAGCCGGCGGGCGGCGGCGAGCCGCTCCTCTGGCAGCACCTCTTCTGGTACTTCGGACATCCGGAGGTCTACATCCTGATCCTGCCGGCCATGGGCATCGCCTCCGAGATCCTGCCGGTGTTCGCACGCAAGCCCATCTTCGGTTACCACGCGATGGTGTTCTCGATGATCTCGATCGCCTTCCTCTCCTGGGTCGTCTACGGCCACCACATGTTCGTGAGCGGCATGAACCCGGCCCTCGCCCTGTCCTTCATGACGACGACGATGATCATTGCCGTGCCCTCGGCCATCAAGAAGTTCAACTGGCTCGGCACGCTCTGGGGTGGGCGCATCCGACTCACGGTGCCGATGCTGAATGCGCTGGCCTTCGTGTGGATGTTCGTCATCGGTGGGCTCAGCGGGATCTTCATGGCCTCGACGCCCGTCGACATCTACATCCAGGACACCTACTTCATCGTGGCCCACATCCACTACGTCCTGTTCGGAGGCTCCCTGTTCGCGGCCTTCGCGGCGATCTACTACTGGTTCCCCAAGATGTTCGGCCGGACGATGAGTCGTCTGCTCGGGCACCTGCACTTCTGGCCGACCTTCGTCTTCTTCAACCTGACGTTCTTCCCGATGCACATCCTCGGCCTCGGGGGCCACATGCGCCGGATCTACAACCCCACGCAGTACGAGTTCCTGCTGCACCTCCAGCCGTGGAATGTCATGATCACCGTGTCGGCGTTCGCGCTCGCCATCGCCCAGATCCCGTTCGTGATCAACTTCTTCTGGTCCTTGTTCCGCGGCCCCCGGGCGCCGGTGAACCCGTGGCGCGCGAACACGCTGGAGTGGACCGCCCCCTCGCCGCCGCCCCATCTCAACTGGGGGCCGCGGCTGCCGACCGTCGAGCGCGGGCCATACGAGTATGGCCACCCGGAGTCGGATGAGGATTTCTTCCCGCAGAGCCGGCCGGCCATCTCGGCGGGAGCCCACCAGGAACCAGGGTGA